Proteins encoded in a region of the Streptomyces sp. NBC_01471 genome:
- a CDS encoding amino acid adenylation domain-containing protein produces MDRSREGLLGLTAAQEGMWFVQHLAPGNPAYRCAEILEIRGPIDADLFQRAAEQLLEENESGRFRVTETPDGLRQFPGSGERPRVVDLSDENDPWAAVQAWAHTELARRVDLERDPHSTTVLFRAAPGHFYWTQVFHHALQDGHGNTLTARRMAEIYTAMAEGSSATGPALPPLRQLIEADEAYRCSEQYAQDREFWREQLADRPAPVTLAGRSAPASHANLRHTVDLPLDQAARLRGVTRRLGVHWPALVIAATAAYLHLATGARTVVLGMPVTARVEEETRSVPGMMANILPLRLTVEPESSLREFVLETRTAISAALRHQRYRLEQMRRDCGLTNSDEPLYGPHVNIQPAPFDITFAGHRTTAHNVANVPVEDLSFVVHDRKSDGMHLYVDANPALYRADDVALHAERFARFLDDLATLDPDSPLGAVELLGAAERHRVLVEWNDTAREVPATTVPDVFAAQVARTPDAVAVASGAERLSYRELDERSNRLARLLADHEVGPESPVALLMERSPELVVALLAVLKAGGVYVPLDARAPAERMRRLLAETGAGVLLVDVGAGAGGFARDAASAGVRVVEAGAATTGDGSALSARCVPDQLAYIMYTSGSTGVPKGIAVTHQNVVDLAGDACWRHEEPLRVLFRSPHSFDASTYELWAPLLGGGQVVLAPEGQFDAALLRSLIARYALTHVHVTAGLFRVVAEEDPAAFTGVVEVSTGGDVVPAAAARRVLEAAPGITVRNTYGPTEMTLCSVQVAFDCPGGVGRVLPIGRPMDNTRAFVLDGGLGLVPVGVAGELYLAGVGMARGYVGRAGLTAERFVASPFGCGERLYRTGDVVRWGVGGVLEFVGRVDDQVKIRGFRVEPAEVEAVVVLCEGVAEAAVVVREGVSGDKRLVAYVVADSVGVGGGFAGVVREFVGRLLPDYMVPAAVVVLDSLPVTVNGKLDRGALPVPDFGSVSGGGRGPVSVREEILSSAFAQVLGLQRVGVEDNFFDLGGHSLLAIRLISRIRAALNVEVPIRQVFDTPTVAGLARRLRGACPVRTPLVAGPRPDRPPLSFAQQRLWFLSQLEGPNTTYNIPIAVRLTGALNVRALSDALADVVARHEVLRTVYPSSAEGDPWQRILPPETVRLNLPVAEASREDLDARVTEAASHTFDLTAELPVRAALLSIAPDHDPLGGEADRPQEHVLVLVVHHIAGDAWSMGPLWRDLSRAYAARRTGRAPAWEPLPAQYADFALWQRAVADGDGASALASHLAHWRQKLTGAPEEIVLPADRPRPAVASHRGGRTDVLVPAELHARLHALAQSRGATMFMLLQASLAALLSRLGAGHDISIGSPVAGRTDEATDDLVGFFVNTLVVRTDVSGDPAFTELLDRVRETVLDAFEHQDIPFERLVEEIAPQRSMARHPLFQVMLAVQNTDTAALELTGLRTEERPAGRPAAKFDLDIQFTERFEPDGSPAGLLGDIVYATDLFDPSTAEGIAHRLLRVLEAVTTDPAQSVGRIGILGDEERHRLLTEWNDTACDAPVGTVPELFAAQVARTPTTPALTAGDRELSYAEVEAHSNVLARRLVDRGVEPEARVALLMERSPELVVALLAVLKAGGVYVPLDLRAPAERMRVLMEEATAEVLLVDAAMSGHRAVHAFRARGGVVVEVGADASGDGSALPPRAVPGQLAYIMYTSGSTGVPKGIAITHQNVVDLASDACWRHEEPLRVLLRSPHSFDSSTYELWAPLLGGGQVVLAPEGQFDAALLRSLIARYALTHVHVTAGLFRVVAEEDPAAFTGVAEVNTGGDVVPAIAARRVLEAVPGLVVRNLYGPTEMTLCSVQVAFDCPGGVGRVLPIGRPMDNTRAFVLDGGLGLVPVGVAGELYLAGVGMARGYVGPAGLTAERFVASPFGCGERLYRTGDVVRWGVGGVLEFVGRVDDQVKIRGFRVEPAEVEAVVVLCEGVAEAAVVVREGVSGDKRLVAYVVADSVGVGGGFAGVVREFVGRLLPDYMVPAAVVVLDSLPVTVNGKLDRGALPVPDFGSVSGGGRGPVSVREEILSSVFAQVLGLQRVGVEDNFFDLGGHSLLAVALVERLRARGIPVDVRTLFAAPTVARLAAAEVRDEVEVPPCLIPEQASAITPGMVPFSGLSARELADAVAGVPGGAANVADVYPLAPLQEGLFFHHQLEARDGHDPYLLQQVLRFDSRARLDAFLAAWQHVVDRHDVLRTALAWQGLPHPVQVVYRHAGIPVTEVDPGRAAGDGTTRLLTEAAGTALDLNRAPLMDAHIAAEPGSGRWIMLLRMHHIIQDHTALEVMLDEVREFLAGRQDALPAPLPYRAFVAQALLGIPQQEHEAHFAGLLGDVTEPTAPFGVERARGDVGVVSEARGTVDDGLAARVREQARRYGVSPATLFHVIWARTLAAVSGRDDVVFGTVLFGRMRAGAGADRVPGLFINTLPVRARTGGVTVAEAVGAMRAQLADLLVHEHAPLALAQRASGVAAPAPLFTALFNYRHSDARQVRAFDGVEVLSAKGRTNYPLTVSVDDLGSGFVVVAQAAEPIDPRSVRALFLAAAEGVVSALESEPGTPLCRVSVLGEAERHRVLVEWNDTAREVPAVTVPELIAEQAARTPDAVAVVSSDARLTYTELQERSNELARLLIARGVRPESRVAVVMQRSAALVVAYLAVLKAGGAYVPIDPAYPAERIAGTTADAGVVAVLTHTSVADRLDAAVPEGPGAPFRIVLGTPGVSAELAAAGKQALADTECRARLRPEHPAYVIYTSGSTGRPKGVVIEHRSVVAYLAREREVHGDVAGGASLLHASISFDATVTALYVPLVSGGAVRLADLDEEVVFGPRPSYMKVTPSHLPLLAALPPGASPSGTLIVGGEALSGEVLDPWRRRHPDAVVVNAYGPTEVTVNCLDHRMEPGTPTPRGPVPVGRPYWNTRVYVLDAGLCPVPPGVPGELYVAGAHVARGYLGRAALTAERFVADPYGSGERMYRTGDVVKWSPEGLVEFVGRADHQVKIRGFRIELAEIEAALVADARVSRAVVVVREDTPGDKRLTAYAVPAAPGGDVSAAVLRAAVADRLPAHMVPAAVVVLDALPLTVNGKLDRRALPVPEYPAEVAGREPRSRREAELCELFAEVLGVERIGIDDSFFLLGGHSLLATRLVGIVNARLAAALPLKAVFEHDTVAALAPLLDAAPASGAVSLPAAADQLVADVHLDPAITAEAHTPRVPDGQAPTSVLLTGATGFLGSFILREVLDRTAAEVFCLVRAADPDEALKRIHRTMDGYGLWEERFAGRIVPVPGDLEQPLLGLAQERFDHLARQVDAIFHNGARVNLTEPYARLRNANVSAVREICRLAALHRVKPVHYVSTISTAIAGPDDPEVLPEGWRSDPALLEFSGYAASKWVAEGIIRLANERGIPTAVYRPAHVSGDSRTSVVSGDDALWHFLRACVELGARPATRVDFQANLVPVDFVAKAFAHLALSGRADGTVYNIAAPAATETVTMLDQVSALGYPLKPVPYEEWQKRLGDAALKTPVSDRTSLHAALLLDSAPRPTTGAYRLRTDLNNLLRGLAGTQVIGTPVGSELLHQYLRYFIETGFLPRPPEDVHESGA; encoded by the coding sequence GTGGATCGATCTCGTGAGGGGCTCCTCGGGCTGACCGCTGCCCAGGAGGGCATGTGGTTCGTCCAGCACCTGGCTCCGGGAAATCCGGCCTATCGATGCGCGGAGATCCTGGAGATCCGCGGTCCGATCGATGCCGACCTGTTCCAGCGGGCCGCGGAGCAGCTCCTCGAGGAGAACGAGTCGGGCCGGTTCCGGGTAACCGAGACGCCGGACGGCCTGCGCCAGTTCCCGGGCTCCGGCGAGCGGCCGCGGGTGGTGGACCTCAGCGACGAGAACGACCCCTGGGCCGCTGTACAGGCCTGGGCGCACACGGAGTTGGCCCGCCGGGTCGATCTGGAGCGCGACCCGCACAGCACGACGGTCCTGTTCCGCGCCGCCCCCGGCCATTTCTACTGGACACAGGTGTTCCACCACGCTCTCCAGGACGGCCACGGCAACACACTGACCGCGCGCCGCATGGCGGAGATCTACACCGCGATGGCCGAGGGGAGCTCCGCCACGGGCCCGGCCCTGCCCCCGCTCCGGCAGCTGATTGAGGCGGACGAGGCCTACCGCTGCTCCGAGCAGTACGCCCAGGACCGCGAGTTCTGGCGGGAGCAGCTGGCCGACCGGCCCGCACCCGTCACCCTCGCCGGCCGGTCCGCGCCCGCGTCCCACGCAAACCTGCGGCACACCGTGGACCTTCCCCTCGACCAGGCGGCCCGTCTGCGCGGAGTGACCCGGCGTCTCGGTGTGCACTGGCCCGCGCTGGTGATCGCGGCCACCGCGGCCTATCTCCATCTCGCGACAGGGGCCAGGACCGTGGTCCTGGGAATGCCGGTCACCGCCCGCGTGGAGGAGGAGACCCGGTCGGTTCCCGGCATGATGGCGAACATCCTGCCGCTGCGATTGACGGTGGAGCCGGAGAGCAGCCTGCGCGAGTTCGTCCTGGAGACGAGGACGGCCATCAGTGCGGCGCTGCGTCATCAGCGCTACCGGCTGGAGCAGATGAGGCGGGACTGCGGCCTCACCAACTCGGACGAGCCCCTGTACGGCCCTCATGTGAACATCCAGCCGGCCCCGTTCGACATCACGTTCGCCGGTCACCGGACCACCGCGCACAACGTCGCCAACGTTCCCGTCGAGGATCTGTCGTTCGTCGTGCACGACCGCAAGTCGGACGGAATGCACCTCTACGTGGACGCGAATCCGGCGCTGTACCGCGCCGATGACGTCGCTCTGCACGCCGAGAGGTTCGCACGCTTCCTGGACGATCTCGCCACGCTGGACCCGGACAGCCCGCTCGGCGCGGTCGAGCTGCTGGGGGCGGCCGAGCGGCATCGCGTACTGGTGGAGTGGAACGACACCGCGCGCGAAGTGCCGGCCACCACGGTGCCGGACGTCTTCGCCGCCCAGGTGGCCCGCACCCCCGACGCGGTGGCCGTGGCGTCCGGAGCGGAGCGGCTGTCGTACAGGGAGCTGGACGAGCGGTCCAACCGGCTCGCGCGTCTGCTGGCGGATCATGAGGTGGGGCCGGAGTCACCGGTGGCCCTGTTGATGGAGCGCTCGCCGGAGCTTGTCGTCGCGTTGCTGGCGGTGCTGAAGGCGGGTGGCGTGTACGTGCCGCTGGACGCGCGGGCCCCGGCGGAGCGCATGCGACGGCTGCTCGCGGAGACCGGGGCCGGTGTGCTGCTGGTCGACGTCGGTGCGGGCGCGGGCGGTTTCGCGCGGGACGCGGCCAGTGCGGGCGTGCGCGTGGTCGAGGCCGGAGCCGCCACTACCGGTGACGGATCGGCGCTGTCGGCCAGGTGTGTGCCGGATCAGTTGGCGTACATCATGTACACGTCTGGTTCGACCGGGGTGCCGAAGGGGATCGCGGTCACTCATCAGAACGTGGTGGATCTGGCGGGTGACGCGTGCTGGCGTCACGAGGAGCCACTGCGGGTGCTGTTCCGGTCGCCCCATTCCTTCGACGCCTCCACGTATGAGTTGTGGGCGCCGTTGCTGGGTGGTGGGCAGGTGGTGCTGGCACCGGAGGGGCAGTTCGATGCGGCGTTGTTGCGGTCGTTGATCGCGCGGTATGCGCTGACGCATGTTCATGTGACGGCGGGGTTGTTCCGGGTCGTGGCGGAGGAGGATCCGGCCGCGTTCACGGGTGTCGTCGAGGTCAGCACGGGTGGGGACGTCGTACCCGCCGCTGCCGCGCGCCGCGTACTGGAGGCCGCACCGGGGATCACCGTACGGAACACCTATGGTCCGACGGAGATGACGTTGTGTTCTGTGCAGGTTGCGTTTGATTGTCCTGGTGGGGTGGGTCGGGTGTTGCCGATCGGGCGTCCTATGGATAACACGCGGGCTTTTGTGTTGGACGGTGGTTTGGGTTTGGTTCCCGTTGGGGTGGCGGGTGAGTTGTATTTGGCGGGGGTGGGGATGGCGCGTGGGTATGTGGGGCGTGCGGGTTTGACGGCGGAGCGGTTTGTGGCGAGTCCGTTCGGGTGTGGGGAGCGGTTGTATCGCACGGGTGATGTGGTGCGGTGGGGTGTGGGTGGGGTGCTGGAGTTTGTGGGGCGTGTGGATGATCAGGTGAAGATTCGGGGTTTTCGGGTTGAGCCTGCTGAGGTGGAGGCGGTTGTTGTTCTGTGTGAGGGGGTGGCTGAGGCTGCGGTGGTGGTGCGGGAGGGTGTGTCTGGGGATAAGCGGTTGGTTGCTTATGTGGTTGCGGATTCGGTGGGTGTGGGTGGGGGTTTTGCTGGGGTGGTGAGGGAGTTTGTGGGGCGGTTGTTGCCGGATTATATGGTGCCGGCTGCGGTTGTGGTGTTGGATTCGTTGCCGGTGACGGTGAATGGGAAGTTGGATCGTGGGGCTTTGCCGGTTCCGGATTTCGGGTCGGTGTCGGGTGGTGGTCGTGGTCCGGTGTCGGTGCGGGAGGAGATTCTTTCCTCGGCTTTCGCTCAGGTGCTGGGTCTCCAGCGGGTCGGAGTGGAGGACAACTTCTTCGACCTCGGAGGACACTCACTCCTGGCGATCCGCCTGATCAGCAGGATCAGGGCGGCTCTGAACGTCGAGGTCCCGATCAGGCAGGTGTTCGACACGCCGACGGTGGCCGGCCTCGCCCGGCGACTGCGAGGCGCATGTCCTGTCCGCACCCCCCTGGTGGCGGGGCCCAGGCCCGACCGTCCTCCGCTCTCCTTCGCCCAGCAACGGCTCTGGTTCCTTTCGCAGTTGGAAGGCCCGAACACCACCTACAACATTCCGATCGCCGTGCGGCTGACCGGTGCGCTGAACGTGCGGGCACTGTCGGACGCGCTCGCGGACGTGGTGGCCAGGCACGAGGTCCTGCGCACGGTCTACCCGTCGTCGGCCGAGGGGGATCCGTGGCAGCGGATCCTGCCTCCTGAGACGGTGCGCCTGAACCTGCCTGTGGCCGAGGCCTCGCGGGAGGACCTCGACGCACGGGTGACCGAGGCCGCCTCGCACACCTTCGACCTCACGGCGGAACTTCCCGTCCGGGCGGCACTGCTGTCGATCGCGCCGGACCACGACCCGCTCGGTGGCGAGGCGGACCGGCCCCAGGAGCACGTACTCGTTCTGGTCGTGCACCACATCGCGGGAGACGCCTGGTCGATGGGGCCGCTGTGGCGGGACCTGTCGAGGGCCTACGCGGCGCGCCGAACCGGGCGGGCTCCCGCATGGGAGCCGTTGCCGGCGCAGTACGCGGACTTCGCCCTCTGGCAGCGGGCGGTTGCCGACGGCGACGGTGCCTCCGCGCTCGCCTCGCATCTCGCCCACTGGCGGCAGAAGCTGACGGGGGCGCCGGAGGAGATCGTCCTGCCCGCCGACCGACCGCGTCCCGCGGTGGCGAGCCACCGCGGCGGGCGCACCGACGTGCTGGTCCCGGCCGAACTGCACGCTCGCCTGCATGCGTTGGCACAGAGCCGGGGCGCGACGATGTTCATGCTGCTGCAGGCGTCGCTGGCGGCACTGCTGTCGCGGCTGGGCGCCGGCCACGACATCTCGATCGGCAGCCCGGTGGCGGGCCGTACCGACGAAGCCACCGACGACCTGGTCGGGTTCTTCGTCAACACGCTCGTCGTGCGGACCGACGTGTCGGGAGACCCGGCGTTCACCGAGCTCCTCGACCGGGTGCGGGAGACGGTCCTGGACGCCTTCGAGCACCAGGACATCCCCTTCGAGCGGCTGGTCGAGGAGATCGCGCCGCAGCGGTCGATGGCGCGGCACCCGCTGTTCCAGGTGATGCTCGCGGTCCAGAACACCGACACCGCGGCGCTGGAACTGACGGGGCTGCGGACCGAGGAGCGCCCCGCCGGACGGCCCGCGGCCAAGTTCGATCTGGACATCCAGTTCACCGAGCGGTTCGAGCCCGACGGCTCACCGGCCGGTCTTCTCGGTGACATCGTCTATGCCACCGACCTGTTCGACCCGTCCACCGCGGAGGGAATCGCCCACCGGCTCCTGAGGGTGCTGGAGGCCGTCACCACCGACCCCGCGCAGTCCGTCGGCCGGATCGGGATCCTGGGCGACGAGGAGCGGCACCGCCTGCTGACGGAATGGAACGACACGGCGTGCGACGCACCCGTGGGTACGGTGCCGGAGCTGTTCGCGGCCCAGGTGGCACGTACCCCGACGACACCGGCGTTGACGGCCGGGGACCGTGAACTGTCGTATGCGGAGGTGGAGGCCCATTCCAATGTCCTGGCACGGCGGCTCGTGGACCGGGGTGTGGAGCCCGAGGCACGGGTGGCCCTGTTGATGGAGCGCTCGCCGGAGCTTGTTGTCGCGTTGCTGGCGGTGTTGAAGGCGGGTGGTGTGTACGTGCCGCTGGACCTGCGGGCCCCGGCGGAGCGTATGCGGGTGCTGATGGAGGAAGCGACGGCGGAGGTGCTGCTGGTCGACGCCGCGATGAGCGGGCACCGGGCGGTCCACGCGTTCCGTGCGCGGGGCGGTGTGGTCGTGGAGGTCGGGGCGGACGCGTCCGGTGACGGATCAGCACTGCCGCCCCGGGCCGTCCCCGGCCAGTTGGCATACATCATGTACACGTCTGGTTCGACCGGGGTGCCGAAGGGGATCGCGATCACTCATCAGAACGTGGTGGATCTGGCGAGCGACGCGTGCTGGCGTCACGAGGAGCCACTGCGGGTGCTGCTGCGCTCCCCGCATTCCTTCGACTCGTCGACGTATGAGTTGTGGGCGCCGTTGCTGGGTGGTGGGCAGGTGGTGCTCGCGCCGGAGGGGCAGTTCGATGCGGCGTTGTTGCGGTCGTTGATCGCGCGGTATGCGCTGACGCATGTTCATGTGACGGCGGGGTTGTTCCGGGTCGTGGCGGAGGAGGATCCGGCCGCGTTCACGGGTGTCGCCGAGGTCAACACCGGGGGCGACGTCGTACCCGCCATCGCGGCGCGGCGGGTGCTGGAGGCCGTTCCCGGCCTGGTCGTGCGCAATCTCTATGGTCCGACGGAGATGACGTTGTGTTCTGTGCAGGTTGCGTTTGATTGTCCTGGTGGGGTGGGTCGGGTGTTGCCGATCGGGCGTCCTATGGATAACACGCGGGCTTTTGTGTTGGACGGTGGTTTGGGTTTGGTTCCCGTTGGGGTGGCGGGTGAGTTGTATTTGGCGGGTGTGGGGATGGCGCGTGGGTATGTGGGGCCTGCGGGTTTGACGGCGGAGCGGTTTGTGGCGAGTCCGTTCGGGTGTGGGGAGCGGTTGTATCGCACGGGTGATGTGGTGCGGTGGGGTGTGGGTGGGGTGCTGGAGTTTGTGGGGCGTGTGGATGATCAGGTGAAGATTCGGGGTTTTCGGGTTGAGCCTGCTGAGGTGGAGGCGGTTGTTGTTCTGTGTGAGGGGGTGGCTGAGGCTGCGGTGGTGGTGCGGGAGGGTGTGTCTGGGGATAAGCGGTTGGTTGCTTATGTGGTTGCGGATTCGGTGGGTGTGGGTGGGGGTTTTGCTGGGGTGGTGAGGGAGTTTGTGGGGCGGTTGTTGCCGGATTATATGGTGCCGGCTGCGGTTGTGGTGTTGGATTCGTTGCCGGTGACGGTGAATGGGAAGTTGGATCGTGGGGCTTTGCCGGTTCCGGATTTCGGGTCGGTGTCGGGTGGTGGTCGTGGTCCGGTGTCGGTGCGGGAGGAGATTCTTTCCTCGGTTTTCGCTCAGGTGCTGGGTCTCCAGCGGGTCGGAGTGGAGGACAACTTCTTCGATCTCGGAGGACACTCACTGCTCGCCGTGGCGCTCGTGGAGCGGCTGCGGGCCCGGGGCATCCCGGTCGACGTACGCACCCTCTTCGCGGCGCCCACCGTGGCCCGGCTGGCCGCCGCCGAGGTCCGCGACGAGGTCGAGGTGCCACCGTGCCTGATCCCGGAACAGGCGTCGGCGATCACACCCGGGATGGTGCCGTTCTCCGGGCTGTCCGCCCGCGAGCTGGCTGACGCGGTGGCTGGTGTGCCCGGCGGCGCCGCGAACGTGGCAGACGTCTACCCACTGGCTCCCCTGCAGGAGGGGCTCTTCTTCCACCACCAGTTGGAGGCCCGGGACGGCCACGACCCCTACCTTCTCCAGCAGGTCCTGCGGTTCGACTCCCGGGCGCGCCTCGACGCCTTCCTGGCCGCCTGGCAGCACGTCGTCGACCGGCACGACGTGCTGCGTACCGCCCTGGCCTGGCAGGGGCTGCCCCACCCGGTACAAGTGGTGTACCGGCACGCCGGGATTCCGGTGACCGAGGTCGATCCCGGCCGGGCGGCCGGCGACGGCACGACGCGCCTGCTGACCGAGGCCGCCGGGACCGCTCTGGACCTGAACCGTGCCCCGCTGATGGACGCGCACATCGCGGCGGAGCCGGGCAGCGGCCGGTGGATCATGTTGCTGCGGATGCACCACATCATCCAGGACCACACCGCGCTGGAGGTGATGCTCGACGAGGTACGGGAGTTCCTCGCGGGAAGGCAGGACGCGTTGCCCGCACCGTTGCCCTACCGCGCCTTCGTCGCGCAGGCCCTGCTCGGCATCCCGCAGCAGGAGCACGAGGCGCACTTCGCGGGACTCCTCGGCGACGTCACCGAACCGACCGCGCCGTTCGGTGTGGAGCGGGCACGAGGAGACGTCGGCGTTGTCAGCGAGGCCCGGGGCACGGTGGACGACGGACTCGCGGCCCGGGTGCGCGAGCAGGCGCGCCGGTACGGGGTCAGTCCCGCGACGCTCTTCCACGTGATCTGGGCCCGGACACTGGCCGCCGTCTCGGGACGCGACGACGTCGTGTTCGGCACCGTGCTGTTCGGCCGGATGCGGGCCGGAGCCGGGGCGGACCGGGTCCCCGGCCTGTTCATCAACACGCTGCCCGTACGGGCCCGCACCGGAGGCGTGACGGTGGCGGAAGCGGTCGGCGCCATGCGGGCCCAGCTGGCCGACCTGCTCGTACACGAGCACGCGCCCCTCGCGCTGGCCCAGCGGGCCAGTGGTGTCGCCGCCCCGGCTCCGCTCTTCACCGCCCTCTTCAACTACCGGCACAGTGACGCCCGTCAGGTCCGCGCGTTCGACGGTGTCGAGGTGCTCTCGGCGAAGGGGCGGACCAACTATCCCCTCACGGTGTCCGTGGACGACCTCGGGTCGGGGTTCGTGGTCGTCGCGCAGGCAGCGGAGCCGATCGATCCCCGGTCGGTGCGCGCCCTGTTCCTGGCCGCGGCCGAGGGAGTGGTGTCCGCCCTGGAGTCCGAGCCCGGCACCCCGCTGTGCCGGGTCTCCGTCCTGGGCGAGGCCGAGCGGCACCGCGTCCTGGTGGAATGGAACGACACGGCCCGTGAGGTGCCCGCCGTGACGGTGCCGGAACTGATCGCCGAACAGGCCGCTCGTACCCCGGATGCCGTCGCGGTGGTGTCGAGCGACGCCCGACTGACGTACACCGAACTCCAGGAGCGGTCGAACGAACTGGCCCGGTTGCTCATCGCCCGGGGAGTGCGGCCCGAGTCGCGCGTAGCGGTGGTCATGCAGCGATCCGCCGCACTGGTCGTCGCCTACCTGGCGGTGCTCAAGGCCGGCGGCGCGTACGTGCCCATCGACCCGGCGTACCCGGCGGAGCGGATCGCGGGCACGACGGCCGACGCCGGGGTGGTCGCCGTACTCACCCACACATCGGTGGCGGACCGGCTGGACGCCGCCGTTCCCGAGGGGCCCGGGGCGCCGTTCCGTATCGTCCTCGGCACGCCCGGAGTCTCCGCCGAGCTGGCCGCCGCGGGCAAGCAGGCGCTCGCCGACACGGAGTGCCGGGCCCGGCTGCGGCCGGAGCATCCCGCGTACGTGATCTACACCTCCGGCTCGACCGGCCGTCCCAAGGGCGTCGTGATCGAACACCGGTCGGTCGTCGCCTACCTGGCCCGGGAGCGTGAGGTGCACGGTGATGTGGCGGGGGGCGCCTCCCTGCTCCACGCCTCGATCTCGTTCGACGCGACGGTGACCGCCCTGTACGTCCCACTGGTCTCCGGCGGGGCCGTACGGCTGGCGGACCTGGACGAGGAGGTGGTCTTCGGACCGCGGCCGTCGTACATGAAGGTGACCCCGTCGCACCTCCCCCTGCTGGCGGCGCTCCCGCCCGGGGCATCCCCGTCCGGCACGCTGATCGTGGGTGGGGAGGCGCTGTCCGGAGAGGTGCTCGACCCGTGGCGGCGCCGCCACCCGGACGCCGTCGTGGTGAACGCCTACGGCCCCACCGAGGTGACGGTGAACTGCCTCGACCACCGGATGGAGCCCGGTACACCGACACCGCGGGGGCCTGTGCCGGTCGGACGCCCCTACTGGAACACCCGGGTGTACGTGCTCGATGCCGGGCTGTGCCCCGTACCACCGGGCGTACCCGGCGAACTGTACGTGGCGGGGGCCCATGTGGCGCGCGGCTATCTGGGCCGGGCCGCGCTGACGGCGGAGCGTTTCGTCGCCGACCCCTACGGTTCCGGGGAACGGATGTACCGCACCGGTGACGTGGTGAAGTGGAGCCCCGAGGGGCTGGTGGAATTCGTCGGCCGCGCCGACCACCAGGTCAAGATCCGCGGCTTCCGGATCGAGTTGGCCGAGATCGAGGCGGCGCTCGTCGCCGACGCGCGGGTCTCCCGAGCCGTGGTGGTGGTGCGGGAGGACACGCCAGGAGACAAACGCCTGACCGCTTACGCCGTCCCGGCCGCCCCCGGCGGGGACGTCAGCGCCGCGGTACTGCGGGCGGCCGTCGCCGACCGGCTGCCGGCCCATATGGTGCCTGCCGCCGTGGTCGTCCTGGACGCGCTGCCGCTCACGGTGAACGGGAAGCTGGACCGGCGGGCCCTGCCCGTGCCCGAGTATCCGGCCGAGGTGGCGGGCCGGGAGCCGCGGTCGCGGCGCGAGGCGGAACTGTGCGAACTGTTCGCCGAGGTACTCGGCGTCGAGCGGATCGGCATCGACGACAGTTTCTTCCTCCTCGGGGGCCACTCGCTGCTCGCCACCCGGCTGGTCGGGATCGTCAACGCACGTCTGGCCGCGGCCCTGCCACTCAAGGCGGTCTTCGAACACGACACCGTCGCGGCGCTCGCGCCCCTGCTGGACGCGGCCCCGGCCTCCGGGGCGGTGAGCCTGCCCGCCGCCGCGGACCAGCTCGTCGCCGACGTCCACCTCGACCCGGCCATCACGGCCGAGGCACACACACCCCGGGTCCCGGACGGGCAGGCCCCGACGAGCGTGCTCCTCACCGGCGCCACGGGTTTCCTCGGCTCGTTCATCCTTCGCGAGGTGCTGGACCGGACGGCCGCGGAGGTCTTCTGCCTGGTGCGTGCGGCCGATCCGGACGAGGCCCTGAAGCGGATCCATCGCACCATGGACGGATACGGACTCTGGGAGGAGCGGTTCGCGGGGCGGATCGTCCCCGTCCCGGGGGATCTGGAGCAGCCCCTCCTGGGACTGGCGCAGGAGCGCTTCGACCACCTCGCGCGACAGGTCGACGCCATCTTCCACAACGGCGCCCGGGTCAACCTCACCGAACCGTACGCACGACTCAGGAACGCCAACGTGTCGGCCGTACGCGAGATCTGCCGGCTGGCCGCCCTGCACCGGGTCAAGCCGGTGCACTACGTCTCCACGATCAGCACGGCCATCGCGGGCCCCGACGACCCCGAGGTCCTGCCCGAGGGATGGCGCAGCGATCCTGCCCTGCTGGAGTTCAGCGGTTACGCCGCGAGCAAGTGGGTCGCGGAGGGGATCATCCGCCTCGCGAACGAACGGGGCATCCCGACGGCCGTCTACCGCCCTGCGCACGTCAGCGGGGACTCCCGGACCAGCGTGGTGAGCGGCGACGACGCGCTCTGGCACTTCCTCAGGGCCTGCGTCGAGCTGGGCGCACGACCGGCCACGCGGGTCGACTTCCAGGCGAACCTGGTACCCGTGGACTTCGTGGCCAAGGCGTTCGCCCACCTCGCGCTCAGCGGACGGGCGGACGGAACGGTCTACAACATCGCCGCCCCGGCCGCGACCGAGACCGTCACCATGCTGGACCAGGTGTCCGCCCTCGGCTATCCGCTGAAGCCCGTCCCGTACGAGGAGTGGCAGAAGCGGCTCGGGGACGCGGCGCTGAAGACGCCGGTGTCCGATCGGACGTCGCTCCACGCCGCCCTGCTGCTGGACAGCGCGCCGCGGCCCACCACCGGGGCGTACCGGCTCCGGACCGACCTCAACAACCTCCTGCGCGGGCTGGCCGGCACTCAGGTCATCGGAACCCCCGTCGGGTCCGAACTGCTGCACCAGTACCTCAGGTACTTCATCGAGACGGGTTTCCTGCCGAGGCCGCCGGAGGATGTTCACGAGAGCGGTGCGTGA